The Trichocoleus sp. sequence AAGGGGCAAGGCAATCAATATGGCGATGACAAGCGTCAGGCAAGTCATGGAAAGATGTTCAAGCAGAAGGTTCCAGACGACAAACGGATTCTTGAAGATATAGCTCATCATTCAGCCTGTCACTAAATTTGCAGCTTGAAGCGCTTTCCAGGTACGAGTGGAGCACTGATCGGCTATTAGAGTGCCAATTGGCAGCCATTGAACTCCCTGCTCACCAACTTCTGGATCGAGACTGCTCAAGTGAATGGGTCGTTCGCTGATAGAACATTGATAGATCACGTTGAGCGTGTGCAGCATATCGTCTGGCGCAACCTGATAAAAGCCCTCACTGATTGTCAGCAGGCGATCGACCTGAAACTCCTGCAACCCAGTTTCTTCAGCGACTTCTCGGCGTAATCCTTCAAGCAGCGTTTCCTGAGGTTCTAATCCTCCACCTGGTAAATCCCAACAGTTGGGTTCGGGATGCGTGACCTGGTGAATGAGCAAAACATCCCCTGCATCTACAACGAGTGCAACAACGCTAACGCGCAATCTCACCGCAGACTTC is a genomic window containing:
- a CDS encoding NUDIX domain-containing protein, which encodes MKSAVRLRVSVVALVVDAGDVLLIHQVTHPEPNCWDLPGGGLEPQETLLEGLRREVAEETGLQEFQVDRLLTISEGFYQVAPDDMLHTLNVIYQCSISERPIHLSSLDPEVGEQGVQWLPIGTLIADQCSTRTWKALQAANLVTG